The genome window TGATGTCTAATTCCGATCCTATGTGGATCGTGGTGGATCTCGGCTACGAACAGGCGGTCAAATCGGTCACCTTAGATACGACTGGCTCCGCTGGTGATTTCCCCCGGACGTATGAACTCTACGTATCGAAGCAGAGCAATGAATTTGGTGCGCCGGTTGCCACCGGGACAGGAACTGCACTGACTGTAATCACCTGTGATGCTTTCGGGCGCTACGTAAAGATCGTGCAAACTGCGAAACAGGGACCCTATTGGTCAATCCACGCACTAAAAATCAACGGGCGCCCCAGCGGTGCAAAGAAGTAATGATCGTCCTTGAGGTTTAGCTTTTTGCTGTAAAAAGTCCCAACCGATGCCCCATGTTGACTGCGGCAGGAGCGTTCTTTACTTCGAGTTTATTATAAAGATTCGCCACGTGGCTGTCTACCGTGCTGTAGGTCACTTGCAAGCGAGCTGCGATTTCCTTTTTGACTAGGCCTTCACTCAGAAGCGTTAAAATTTCGAGTTCACGGTTGCTCAGGAGCTTCTTGATATCGTTTTGAGGGAGCTGCTTTTGCAGAGTGTTTAGTATAAATTTAGCGACTCCAGAATCGAGGGAAGCACCGCCCTTCATTATTTTGTGCATGCCATTGGTGATTTCGTGTAGCGCTGCAGATTTGAGCAAATAGCCAGATGCTCCGAGTGAGATAGCGCGAAGCACGTCGGCTTCGGCATCCGATTGCGTGAGGATAAGGATCTTGGCGCCGGGTAATGCCGTCCTAAAGTGGGGTAGTGCCTCTAGGCCGCTCATACCGGGGAGGTTTAAATCCAATAGTATGAGGTCTGGGACTTTGCGCTGGGCAGAACTATTGAGACTGCGCAAGGCGAGTTCTGCATTGCCGAATTCGCTGGTCAGTTCGATGTCGGTCTCATCTTCTAAGGATAAGTGAATGACGTCCCGGAATTCAGGGTTATCTTCGACCAGCATGACGCGTATGATTGTAGACATGTCTTTTTTTTGAGTGTTGTGGTGAACTGCGCTTTTTTTCTATCGAAAGCCTAGACGTTTAAAGTTAAATTTTAGAGTGATGCGTGTGCCGCCATCTTGAGGTTTTTCCACTTGAATCTTTGAGCCGAGTAGCTGACTACGTCGCATGATTGAGTTCGGGATGCGATTCTCTGGTGAGCTGTGGAGTCCTTGTCCATTATCGGTGATGACTAGCTCCAGATTCTTTTTGTTCGCGACTAAGCGTGTGGTGGCTTTTGTGGCTCCAGAGTGACGCAGTATATTAGTGAGGCATTCTTTATGGAAGAGGCAGAGGTCGATTCGTTTGCGGGGCGACAGTCTATGTAGTTCTGCTTCGCCTTCGAATGTGAGTTCGTGATCGATGCCTTGCAGAATGCGTGAGGACGAACGGCGCATTTGATCGGGCACATCTTCGTATATTTCTTTGGCTTCCAGCATATCGGTGCAGTAGCGTGCGGCTGCTCCGGTTCGCTCTGTGAGTCCCCGTATCCGTTGTAACAGTTTGTCTAGTTTGTCTGGTTTGTCTTTGGATTTTTGCGTTAAGTCGCTCAGTAGACCTAGGGCATGGAGGTTGGCTCCGAGTTCGTCATGCAGGTCTGCCGCGATGTGTTTACGGGTTTGATGAATCGCCCGTTGTCGGAATATCCGATTTACTAGAATTATGATGATCGTGCCTACGAGCAGTGCGGCGAATGATAAAAGCAGACGGTTGAAATTTGTCTTTTGGCGAGCATGGCGCTGCTTGAGTTCGGTTTCGACACGGGGACGTTCGGTCTGGAGTTCATGGCGTAGCGCGAGTTGCTCGATCCAGTCACGCAGCGGCAAAATATTGCCATAGAAGTTACGTCCGTCGGTCAAGGAATCGACCGAACGCGTCTGGCTATCTGGCTTGAAATTGCTACTAACAGGGCTTCCCTCTGCGACGTTTTCCCCTTGGTAGAGCAGCTCGATTTCAGCAAATCCGACTTTTTGATTATTTTTAACTTGGAGGAAAGGCTCCGTTAAAATCAACCGAACATAGCGGCATGTCGTCGTGGGAAATTTTCGAGTCATGATGGAGCCTAGGTCGAAGATGGAGTTCACCTGATATTCGACCAGTTGGACGGCGTCTGAGAAGTCTGCTTTGAGCGCGCCTTCAACAATAATTCCGCGTGGCGTGGCGAAACCACTATCAATGGATTGTGGAATTTGGTTGCTAACCTCGATCGAGTGCAGATTGATTTGATTCAGCGGCTGAGGGGATTGGAGATCGATATAGATCGTGGGTTTCTCTCCAGGGTTCGGTTCACTTAACAAGGCTACGCTTTGTTTTCCTTGGTTCGAACTCATCAGGTAGGGCATTAAGCCATCGACTAAGTAGCATTGATGGTAACCATTCGTATAGCTGTCGGCGCTCGAACTCGCTCTGGTTGGTCGGTGTAAGGCCACATTTTCCTGACCACTGAAAATGAGAATTTCGGACAGTTGAAGGGAATCGACGTTATCCCAGACGCGCTGTGTGCAAATGAGCGCTTCGACCTTGATCCAAGCGGCTTCCATCGGTGGAAACGAGATGACAACCGGCGCGATGCGCGGTAAGAGTTGATCGTCTGCAGTATAGTGGGCGACCATGGTGCCTGTGGAATCGCCCGCCAGTCCCACCACGACCTTAAACTCCAAAGGAAATGCATCCGCTTGAACCTTTGATGCGCCAGCTCGCGCCAGCGAAGGGACTAAAACGACTTGATCGATTTGGGTGTTCTCTTCGAGGTCGACCAGAATCCATTCATTGATACCCTGTGTAATGTGAGCGGTGCGATAACCAATCGCTCCGGTGCCAGTTTGCATGTTGAAGCTTGCAAGTGTCAGCAGCTGCGCGTCGATAGTGTCGAGCCGCGTCTCCAGTTGTTCGGTAGAGAGATCGTCCAGTGCTGCCGCAGGCATGGCCGATAGGGGCGACATGAGTTGCGCAAACGCAATGAAGATGCAGAGGCACACCCCTTTGTCATGTGTATGCCGGGTGACTGTCTTGCCTGCCTTTGTTATAATATACCAGAGTGCTGTCATCATTTGGTTTGCTTGATGTATACGAACCCGTGAGTGAATTTTCATTATCAAATTATGTGATACATCTGCCAAGCCTGATGTTTCTCACATGTATTATAGCACGTAGTCCGCTGGCTGACCCTAGTGTATATAAGGGGTGTTCAACGAAATAAACGGTGATATTATGGAAGTAACAATAATATGAAGAAATACATTCTAGTCGCTCTAGCCATGGCCTGCGTGAGCATTTCGTTCGCGTCTGCAAAGTTGCCTAACATTATCCTGATTTACGCTGATGATCTCGGTTATGGAGACGTCGGCTGTTACGGCGCCACTAAGGTGAAGACGCCTCACATTGATAAGCTGGCTGCTGAAGGACGCCGTTTCACCGATGCTCACTCACCCTCCGCGGTCTGCACCCCTTCCCGATATTCACTACTGACGGGGAATTATCCATTCCGGGCAAATAACAATCGTGGTGCGTGGGGGCCTTGCGGGGTAGAAAGTCCGCTCCTCATTAATACGGAAAAGGAGACCCTTGCGAGTCTGTTGAAAAATAAAGGATACTCCACCGCCTGTGTCGGTAAATGGCACCTCGGCTTCGGTGAAGGGGGGGTGCATCTAAATTCTCCACTACGTCCCGGCCCCTTAGAAGTTGGTTTTGACTACTATTTCGGGATGCCTGTTGTGAACAGTTCCCCTCCTTATGTTTATGTGGAAAATGACATGATCGTTGGCTTAGAGTCCGATGACCCGATCATTCTTTTAGATAAGGGAGTCAAATCAGACTTCCCTATGCCTAAACTCCCAGACGGTGCTTCTGGACGGGTCAGTAACCGTTTCACAGGAGCCAAGAAAGCGCATGAGCTCTTCATCGAAGAGGAA of Lentimonas sp. CC4 contains these proteins:
- a CDS encoding response regulator transcription factor, translated to MSTIIRVMLVEDNPEFRDVIHLSLEDETDIELTSEFGNAELALRSLNSSAQRKVPDLILLDLNLPGMSGLEALPHFRTALPGAKILILTQSDAEADVLRAISLGASGYLLKSAALHEITNGMHKIMKGGASLDSGVAKFILNTLQKQLPQNDIKKLLSNRELEILTLLSEGLVKKEIAARLQVTYSTVDSHVANLYNKLEVKNAPAAVNMGHRLGLFTAKS
- a CDS encoding histidine kinase; translated protein: MKIHSRVRIHQANQMMTALWYIITKAGKTVTRHTHDKGVCLCIFIAFAQLMSPLSAMPAAALDDLSTEQLETRLDTIDAQLLTLASFNMQTGTGAIGYRTAHITQGINEWILVDLEENTQIDQVVLVPSLARAGASKVQADAFPLEFKVVVGLAGDSTGTMVAHYTADDQLLPRIAPVVISFPPMEAAWIKVEALICTQRVWDNVDSLQLSEILIFSGQENVALHRPTRASSSADSYTNGYHQCYLVDGLMPYLMSSNQGKQSVALLSEPNPGEKPTIYIDLQSPQPLNQINLHSIEVSNQIPQSIDSGFATPRGIIVEGALKADFSDAVQLVEYQVNSIFDLGSIMTRKFPTTTCRYVRLILTEPFLQVKNNQKVGFAEIELLYQGENVAEGSPVSSNFKPDSQTRSVDSLTDGRNFYGNILPLRDWIEQLALRHELQTERPRVETELKQRHARQKTNFNRLLLSFAALLVGTIIIILVNRIFRQRAIHQTRKHIAADLHDELGANLHALGLLSDLTQKSKDKPDKLDKLLQRIRGLTERTGAAARYCTDMLEAKEIYEDVPDQMRRSSSRILQGIDHELTFEGEAELHRLSPRKRIDLCLFHKECLTNILRHSGATKATTRLVANKKNLELVITDNGQGLHSSPENRIPNSIMRRSQLLGSKIQVEKPQDGGTRITLKFNFKRLGFR